One genomic segment of Pleurodeles waltl isolate 20211129_DDA chromosome 11, aPleWal1.hap1.20221129, whole genome shotgun sequence includes these proteins:
- the CABP1 gene encoding calcium-binding protein 1 isoform X3 — MGNCVKPPLRNLSRKIRHDEKASYSAVQTSEDRMSVFEPHGPLMVLAQNCAVMHNLLGPACIFLRKGFAEHRLPDRELRPEEIEELRDAFKEFDKDKDGYISCKDLGNCMRTMGYMPTEMELIELSQQINMNLGGHVDFDDFVELMGPKLLAETADMIGVKELRDAFKEFDTNGDGEISTSELREAMKKLLGQQVGHRDIEDIIRDVDLNGDGQVDFEEFVRMMSR; from the exons ATCCGCCATGATGAGAAGGCGAGCTATAGCGCAGTCCAGACCAGTGAGGACAGGATGTCGGTATTTGAGCCACACGGCCCGCTCATGGTCCTTGCACAGAACTGTGCAGTCATGCACAACCTGCTGGGCCCAGCGTGCATATTCCTGAGGAAGGGCTTCGCAGAACACAGGCTGCCT GACCGGGAGCTGCGACCAGAGGAGATTGAAG AACTACGGGACGCCTTCAAGGAGTTTGACAAAGACAAGGATGGATACATCAGTTGCAAGGACCTGGGGAACTGCATGAGGACCATGGGATACATGCCCACCGAGATGGAACTAATCGAATTGTCCCAGCAGATCAACATGAACT TGGGAGGTCACGTTGACTTTGATGATTTTGTGGAGTTAATGGGACCAAAACTGTTGGCAGAAACAGCAGATATGATCGGTGTGAAAGAACTCCGCGATGCCTTCAAAGAG TTTGACACAAATGGTGATGGGGAGATTAGCACAAGCGAGCTGAGGGAGGCCATGAAGAAGCTCCTGGGCCAGCAAGTGGGGCATCGCGACATTGAGGACATCATCCGGGACGTGGACCTCAACGGCGATGGACAAGTGGACTTTGAAG AGTTTGTGCGGATGATGTCTCGATGA
- the CABP1 gene encoding calcium-binding protein 1 isoform X4 — MGNCVKPPLRNLSRKDRELRPEEIEELRDAFKEFDKDKDGYISCKDLGNCMRTMGYMPTEMELIELSQQINMNLGGHVDFDDFVELMGPKLLAETADMIGVKELRDAFKEFDTNGDGEISTSELREAMKKLLGQQVGHRDIEDIIRDVDLNGDGQVDFEEFVRMMSR, encoded by the exons GACCGGGAGCTGCGACCAGAGGAGATTGAAG AACTACGGGACGCCTTCAAGGAGTTTGACAAAGACAAGGATGGATACATCAGTTGCAAGGACCTGGGGAACTGCATGAGGACCATGGGATACATGCCCACCGAGATGGAACTAATCGAATTGTCCCAGCAGATCAACATGAACT TGGGAGGTCACGTTGACTTTGATGATTTTGTGGAGTTAATGGGACCAAAACTGTTGGCAGAAACAGCAGATATGATCGGTGTGAAAGAACTCCGCGATGCCTTCAAAGAG TTTGACACAAATGGTGATGGGGAGATTAGCACAAGCGAGCTGAGGGAGGCCATGAAGAAGCTCCTGGGCCAGCAAGTGGGGCATCGCGACATTGAGGACATCATCCGGGACGTGGACCTCAACGGCGATGGACAAGTGGACTTTGAAG AGTTTGTGCGGATGATGTCTCGATGA